A portion of the Platichthys flesus chromosome 7, fPlaFle2.1, whole genome shotgun sequence genome contains these proteins:
- the micos10 gene encoding MICOS complex subunit MIC10 yields the protein MSEKELGKKWDRCLADGAIKIGTGLGLGLVFSVLFFKRHTWPISFGSGAGLGMAYANCQNDLRSHYVLQRREKEQ from the exons ATGTCCGAGAAGGAGCTGGGGAAGAAGTGGGACCGGTGCCTGGCAGACGGTGCCATCAAAATCG gcACTGGACTGGGGTTAGgacttgtgttttctgttctgttctttaAAC GGCACACATGGCCGATTTCCTTCGGCTCAGGAGCGGGGCTTGGCATGGCATATGCCAACTGTCAGAATGACCTCAGGTCACATTATGTGctgcaaagaagagaaaag GAGCAATAG
- the sike1 gene encoding suppressor of IKBKE 1 — translation MACTLEKVLGDARTLLERLKEHDTAAEGLIEQSGALSQRVQGMREVGNDLPDKHTDDPSEIQELTKYKPHVLLNQENTQIKELQQENKELWLSLEEHQYALELIMGRYRKQMLQLMMAKKELDTKPVLSLHEDHAKEVQNQVERICEMGQVMRKAVHVDDQHYCSVQERLAQLEIENKELQDLLVISKSSVKAAREEPDQPAAVAQEQSPQPESTESPEQLQCEL, via the exons ATGGCCTGCACTTTAGAGAAAGTGTTGGGCGATGCTCGGACCCTTCTGGAGAGGCTGAAAGAGCACGACACGGCCGCCGAAGGACTCATAGAACAGTCCGGGGCCCTGAGCCAGAGAGTGCAGGGCATGAGAGAGGTGGGGAATGACCTCCCAGACAAG cacacaGACGACCCTTCTGAAATTCAGGAGCTGACCAAATACAAGCCCCATGTTCTTTTGAATCAGGAAAACACTCAAATCAAGGAACTACAGCAGGAGAATAAAG AGCTATGGTTGTCTCTCGAAGAACACCAGTACGCGCTGGAGTTGATCATGGGTCGATACCGCAAGCAGATGCTTCAGCTTATGATGGCGAAGAAGGAGCTGGACACCAAACCAGTGCTCAGCCTCCACGAGGACCACGCAAAA GAAGTGCAGAACCAGGTGGAGCGAATATGTGAGATGGGCCAGGTGATGAGAAAAGCCGTGCATGTGGATGATCAGCACTACTGCTCTGTTCAAGAGAGGCTGGCTCAACTAGAG ATTGAAAACAAGGAGCTGCAAGACCTCCTGGTCATCAGCAAGAGCTCCGTGAAGGCAGCGAGAGAGGAGCCCGACCAGCCAGCAGCAGTAGCACAGGAGCAGTCCCCTCAACCCGAGTCCACCGAGTCACCAGAGCAGCTTCAGTGTGAACTGTGA